One genomic region from Electrophorus electricus isolate fEleEle1 chromosome 23, fEleEle1.pri, whole genome shotgun sequence encodes:
- the slc66a1 gene encoding lysosomal amino acid transporter 1 homolog — protein sequence MSDAIRFRQSSGDGNLSSLCPNGTEWIWHGLGECVRDARDIASVILGLLSLVCFMVSSLPQYYRSCKTGNMDSALSIFFLLLWLAGDTCNLIGSVLAEQLPLQIYTAVYYVFADLLMLSMYFYYSTKNRLAIHRNRRLMNVAGVLCGLGISASMLQLSPAPAPGPGHASGPHRTLLSLDQQAIEAFSTKETIGFVIGSFSSLLYLSSRLPQIYTNFRRKSTEGVSYFLFALVILGNSTYGLSVLVKNPDEGHSESSYIVHHLPWLIGSLGTLFLDLVISVQFVRYRKPSQESHQGDEEAAALLSS from the exons ATGTCGGATGCAATCCGTTTTCGCCAGTCCAGTGGAGATGGAAACTTAAGTTCTCTCTGCCCCAACGGTACTGAATGGATTTGGCACGGACTTGGGGAATGTGTCCGAGATGCCAGGGATATAGCCAGCGTGATTCTGGGACTATTGTCCTTGGTCTGCTTTATGGTGTCCTCTCTTCC GCAGTACTACAGGTCCTGTAAGACTGGGAATATGGACAGCGCTTTGtctatttttttcctgttgctgtGGCTAGCAGGTGACACTTGTAATCTTATTGGCTCTGTCTTGGCTGAACAGCTTCCTCTTCAG ATATACACTGCGGTGTACTATGTCTTCGCTGACCTTTTGATGTTGAGCATGTATTTCTACTATTCGACGAAGAACAGACTTGCTATCC ACAGAAACAGAAGGTTGATGAATGTTGCTGGGGTGCTGTGCGGGCTTGGAATCTCGGCATCTATGCTGCAGCTttcccctgcccctgcccctggtCCTGGTCATGCTTCTGGCCCTCACCGAACTCTGCTGTCTCTGGATCAACAAGCCATAGAG GCTTTCAGCACTAAAGAGACCATCGGCTTTGTGATCGGCTCTTTTTCTTCACTACTCTACCTGTCCTCCAGGTTGCCACAGATCTACACAAAT ttTCGGAGGAAGTCAACAGAAGGCGTGTCATACTTCCTGTTTGCGCTGGTGATTCTAGGCAACTCCACCTACGGGCTGAGCGTGCTCGTAAAGAACCCTGATGAGGGTCACAGCGAGAGCAGCTACATTGTCCACCACCTGCCATGGCTCATTGGCAGCCTGGGCACTCTCTTTCTTGACCTTGTG